One stretch of Candidatus Eisenbacteria bacterium DNA includes these proteins:
- a CDS encoding substrate-binding domain-containing protein gives MSWQKPGRREETGRTLPGSRLVLAVLIVMFLLFIVWQGGRLRREIGPRTVNVYCFSALEEVMTEEILPAFQEAWSRRTGERVEFITTFAGSAALTDRIIAKFPAEIAVLSSEIDAMRLVRRGVLPGPTWRMSPNAGVFTRSPMAIRVREGNPLGILGFEDLARDGLRLLLADPASSGAGEWTLLAVHGSELRASGDPEKARDLLQRVWRNAEAVEPSARLLRARFEEGAGDATITYEADILRRFAPERAREELVVPPRTIVSEPVVVKIGRNVTAEQKEVVDSLIAFFWGERAQTILVERGFRSVDDARNAASSRFSEAKASFTLQEIGGADWAEAEVLGKPWRGER, from the coding sequence ATGTCGTGGCAGAAACCGGGAAGAAGAGAAGAAACCGGCCGAACGTTGCCCGGGAGCCGGCTCGTGCTCGCGGTTCTCATCGTGATGTTTCTTCTCTTCATCGTGTGGCAAGGCGGGAGGCTCCGCCGGGAGATCGGACCCCGCACGGTCAACGTCTACTGCTTCAGCGCCCTCGAGGAGGTGATGACGGAGGAAATCCTTCCCGCGTTTCAAGAAGCGTGGAGCCGGAGGACAGGGGAGCGCGTGGAGTTCATCACGACCTTCGCGGGCTCGGCCGCGCTCACCGATCGAATCATCGCGAAGTTCCCCGCGGAGATCGCCGTCCTCTCCTCGGAGATCGACGCGATGAGGTTGGTCCGGAGGGGCGTGCTCCCAGGCCCCACGTGGCGAATGTCCCCGAACGCGGGGGTTTTCACGCGTTCACCGATGGCGATCCGCGTGCGCGAGGGGAATCCTCTCGGGATTCTCGGGTTCGAGGATCTCGCGCGTGACGGCCTCCGGCTCTTGCTCGCCGATCCCGCCTCATCGGGGGCGGGCGAGTGGACGCTCCTCGCCGTGCACGGTTCCGAGCTTCGCGCGTCGGGCGACCCGGAAAAGGCAAGGGACCTCTTGCAGCGCGTTTGGAGGAACGCGGAGGCCGTCGAGCCATCCGCTCGGCTTCTCCGCGCTCGGTTCGAGGAGGGCGCGGGAGACGCGACGATCACCTACGAGGCGGACATCCTGCGAAGGTTCGCCCCGGAGCGCGCGCGCGAGGAGTTGGTGGTCCCCCCGCGGACGATTGTCAGCGAGCCGGTCGTCGTCAAGATCGGCCGGAACGTCACGGCCGAGCAGAAGGAAGTCGTCGATTCGCTGATCGCTTTCTTCTGGGGCGAGAGGGCGCAGACGATTCTTGTCGAGCGTGGGTTCCGGAGCGTCGACGACGCGCGGAACGCCGCGAGCTCGAGATTCTCGGAGGCGAAAGCTTCGTTCACGCTTCAAGAGATTGGCGGCGCGGATTGGGCAGAGGCGGAGGTGCTGGGCAAGCCGTGGCGCGGGGAGAGATGA
- a CDS encoding group II intron reverse transcriptase domain-containing protein, producing the protein MRRVGGLFESVCSFPALHAAARLAARGKKRSLSVARFLWNLEEELFTLESELRAGAWKPGQPHRFLIRDPKERVITAAPFRDRVVHHALCAAIGPVLERGAIDHSYACRVGKGTHAAVEQCRRLAGRWSFFLKSDIHRFFATVDHGVLKTRLRRVLKDRHVLGLCDTIVDAGAGSDQISHGGCLFVEPAALGPPTSRQRACGLPIGNLTSQHFANFYLCGFDHFVLEQLRPGGYLRYMDDFILFDDDRGRLKGMLGDVRRHLAGELSLDLNQAATLLTRTVVGIPFLGLRTFPRLVRVRRRKAQRFSRMLRRRLKESHDGQVEELRLQSSLGALVAHVEAWSPPGFRRRVLASFRAGTKEDRG; encoded by the coding sequence GTGCGGCGGGTAGGCGGGCTCTTCGAATCCGTCTGTTCCTTCCCGGCTCTCCACGCGGCCGCCCGTTTGGCCGCGCGCGGAAAGAAACGAAGTCTCTCGGTGGCGCGTTTCCTTTGGAACCTCGAAGAAGAGCTGTTCACGCTGGAGAGTGAACTGCGCGCCGGAGCATGGAAGCCCGGGCAACCCCACCGCTTCCTGATCCGCGATCCCAAGGAACGCGTCATCACTGCCGCGCCGTTTCGGGACCGTGTTGTCCATCACGCTCTTTGCGCGGCGATCGGTCCTGTATTGGAGCGCGGGGCGATCGATCACTCGTATGCGTGCCGGGTCGGGAAAGGGACGCATGCGGCGGTCGAACAATGCCGGCGTCTTGCAGGGCGCTGGTCGTTCTTTCTGAAGAGCGACATCCACCGCTTCTTCGCAACCGTGGATCACGGCGTGTTGAAGACGCGGTTGCGGCGAGTCCTCAAAGACCGCCATGTGCTGGGCCTTTGCGACACAATCGTCGACGCCGGCGCGGGGTCGGACCAGATCTCGCACGGCGGTTGTCTTTTCGTCGAGCCGGCGGCGCTCGGGCCGCCGACGAGCAGGCAACGGGCGTGCGGTCTTCCGATCGGAAACCTCACAAGCCAACATTTTGCGAACTTCTATCTATGCGGCTTCGACCATTTCGTGCTCGAGCAGCTGCGCCCCGGGGGTTACCTCCGGTACATGGACGACTTCATTCTGTTCGACGACGATCGTGGGCGCCTGAAGGGAATGCTGGGAGACGTTCGGCGCCATCTCGCGGGCGAGCTTTCTCTCGATCTGAATCAAGCCGCGACGCTGCTTACCCGAACCGTCGTCGGTATTCCTTTTCTCGGCCTTCGGACCTTTCCGCGGCTCGTGCGGGTGCGGAGGCGGAAGGCTCAGCGATTCAGCCGAATGCTCCGGCGACGTCTGAAGGAATCGCACGACGGGCAGGTGGAAGAACTGCGCCTGCAAAGCAGCCTCGGTGCCTTGGTCGCGCATGTGGAGGCTTGGAGTCCGCCCGGCTTTCGAAGGCGGGTCCTGGCTTCCTTTCGGGCGGGAACGAAAGAAGATCGAGGGTGA
- a CDS encoding four helix bundle protein — protein MSEEELPLYLQWTEFLDWLLGRTEKFPRRVRLSISNRLESLALDMLEDIVEARYTRARRPVLERMNLRLEKMRVLLRLCHQRGFLPHDGYEHGFRQLTETGRMVGG, from the coding sequence ATGTCTGAAGAGGAGCTTCCTCTTTACCTTCAGTGGACCGAGTTCCTGGACTGGCTCCTCGGCCGCACGGAGAAGTTCCCGCGGCGCGTGCGCCTCTCCATCTCGAACCGTCTCGAGTCCCTCGCGCTGGACATGCTCGAGGACATCGTCGAAGCTCGCTACACACGCGCGCGCCGGCCGGTCCTCGAACGGATGAACCTCCGGCTGGAGAAGATGCGTGTTCTCCTTCGCCTCTGTCACCAGCGAGGCTTCCTTCCACACGATGGCTACGAGCACGGTTTCCGGCAGCTCACCGAAACTGGTCGGATGGTCGGCGGATGA
- a CDS encoding MFS transporter, with product MSREAPDSKGPLGAVAKYFRDFGVLKRTRSEYWGIQIINLLDSTTFFSILTIAVVLLSDDFGFSDENAGYAVTLYGSTTTICLFFSGMITDWLGIRKSFLVAMIGQFLTRGTIMVLALNPNLLPEYRGVLVVVAFFLMAPFVAMVQTFFQAANKRFTTKSSRGAGFNLWYLFMNIGAAAAGFLIDIVRLALGVGNGHIFTFAVFAHVVCFVLALVWIRREDQAHDEDEVIEPEVKERKKPWEVAVAVLRESIFWRFLVLASLIIFVRACFLYLHLLWPKYWLRVIGPDAAIGTLQAVNPVLVIIGLILLIPILHRYSVYKMLTYGGMISALSLFVLAIPTFGNATYVTSIIALVVLTVGEVIWSPRLYEYTAAIAPKGQEGTYLGLSMVPYFLAKTVVSLLSGHMLTRWVPLDIGEQLRAGTVAFMDSPSALWLILGAFALGGPILAIVFKDWFTKGAHWERSGGEVK from the coding sequence ATGAGCAGAGAAGCGCCCGACTCGAAAGGTCCTCTCGGCGCCGTCGCCAAGTACTTCCGCGATTTCGGCGTCCTCAAGCGGACCCGGTCGGAGTACTGGGGCATCCAGATCATCAACCTTCTCGACTCGACGACCTTCTTCTCGATCCTCACGATCGCGGTCGTTCTTCTCTCGGACGACTTCGGCTTCAGCGATGAAAACGCCGGCTACGCGGTCACGCTCTACGGGAGCACGACGACGATCTGCCTCTTCTTCTCGGGGATGATCACCGACTGGCTCGGCATCCGAAAATCGTTTCTCGTCGCGATGATCGGGCAGTTCCTGACGCGCGGGACGATCATGGTGCTTGCGCTGAACCCGAACCTCTTGCCCGAGTATCGCGGCGTTCTCGTGGTGGTTGCCTTCTTCCTGATGGCCCCCTTCGTCGCGATGGTGCAAACGTTCTTCCAGGCGGCGAACAAGCGTTTCACGACCAAGAGCTCGCGCGGGGCCGGGTTCAACCTCTGGTATCTCTTCATGAACATCGGCGCGGCAGCGGCCGGCTTTCTCATCGACATCGTCCGCCTCGCGCTCGGTGTCGGGAACGGACACATCTTCACGTTCGCTGTTTTCGCGCACGTCGTCTGCTTCGTCCTCGCCCTCGTCTGGATCCGCCGAGAGGACCAGGCGCACGACGAGGACGAGGTGATCGAGCCGGAGGTCAAGGAACGGAAGAAACCGTGGGAGGTCGCCGTCGCGGTCCTTCGCGAGTCGATCTTCTGGCGATTTCTCGTGCTCGCCTCGCTCATCATCTTCGTCCGCGCGTGTTTTCTCTATCTGCACCTCCTTTGGCCGAAGTATTGGCTTCGCGTGATCGGGCCGGACGCGGCCATCGGGACGCTCCAAGCGGTGAACCCGGTTCTCGTCATCATCGGCCTCATCCTGCTCATCCCGATTCTTCATCGATATAGTGTATACAAGATGCTTACCTACGGCGGGATGATCTCCGCCCTCTCTCTCTTCGTTCTCGCGATCCCGACATTCGGGAACGCGACCTACGTCACGTCGATCATCGCGCTCGTCGTTCTCACCGTCGGCGAGGTGATCTGGTCGCCGCGCCTCTACGAGTACACCGCGGCGATCGCTCCGAAGGGGCAGGAGGGAACCTACCTGGGCCTCTCGATGGTGCCGTACTTCCTCGCGAAGACGGTCGTGAGCCTTCTCTCCGGGCACATGCTCACGCGATGGGTGCCTCTCGACATCGGGGAGCAGCTCCGCGCCGGGACGGTCGCTTTTATGGACTCGCCGAGCGCGCTCTGGCTCATCCTCGGAGCGTTCGCGCTCGGCGGCCCCATCCTCGCGATCGTCTTCAAGGATTGGTTCACCAAGGGGGCGCACTGGGAGCGTTCGGGAGGCGAGGTGAAGTAG
- a CDS encoding LemA family protein, whose translation MALIVLLLVVAALLAIVIGIYNRLVAGRNRYQNAFAQIDVQLKRRYDLIPNLVETAKGYLKHEREVLENVVKARNIAASAAELAAKMPGSPEAMQGLAGAEGALSGALGRLFAVAEAYPDLKANQTMSQLMEELTTTENKVSFARQAFNDMVMQFNILRETFPNNILAGMFGFTKAELLQATESAEERKAPKVSFT comes from the coding sequence ATGGCGCTGATCGTCCTTCTTCTCGTCGTCGCCGCTCTTCTGGCGATCGTAATCGGGATCTACAACCGGCTCGTCGCCGGAAGAAACCGGTATCAGAACGCGTTCGCTCAGATCGACGTGCAGCTCAAGCGTCGCTACGATCTCATCCCGAACCTCGTGGAGACCGCGAAGGGGTACCTGAAGCACGAGCGCGAGGTTCTCGAGAACGTCGTGAAGGCGAGGAACATCGCCGCGAGTGCGGCGGAGCTCGCCGCAAAGATGCCCGGCTCTCCCGAGGCGATGCAGGGTCTCGCCGGAGCGGAAGGCGCGCTTTCCGGCGCGCTCGGCCGCCTCTTCGCGGTCGCGGAAGCCTACCCCGACCTCAAGGCGAACCAGACGATGAGCCAACTGATGGAGGAGCTCACGACGACCGAGAACAAGGTCTCGTTCGCGCGCCAGGCGTTCAACGACATGGTCATGCAGTTCAACATCCTTCGAGAGACGTTCCCGAACAACATCCTCGCCGGGATGTTCGGGTTCACGAAGGCGGAGCTTCTCCAGGCGACCGAGTCCGCGGAAGAGCGGAAGGCGCCGAAGGTTTCGTTTACGTAG
- a CDS encoding amidohydrolase family protein, which yields MWRSPTFEGRRRAFSIYAAFEEESKGSIAPGKLADIVVLSRDILAVPDEEIPGTVVWATILGGEVLHLRESSGSE from the coding sequence ATGTGGAGATCGCCCACTTTCGAGGGGAGGAGACGCGCGTTCTCGATCTACGCCGCCTTCGAAGAAGAGAGCAAGGGCTCGATCGCGCCGGGGAAGCTGGCGGACATCGTTGTTCTCTCTCGGGACATCCTCGCCGTTCCCGATGAGGAGATTCCGGGGACGGTTGTCTGGGCGACCATTCTCGGAGGCGAGGTTCTCCATCTCCGGGAAAGCTCGGGAAGCGAGTAG
- a CDS encoding SUMF1/EgtB/PvdO family nonheme iron enzyme, whose translation MRGPGSGSNRVKRGGSWNNNAQNCRSANRNNNTPDNRNNNLGFRLASTA comes from the coding sequence ATGCGCGGTCCCGGCTCCGGCTCCAACCGCGTGAAACGGGGTGGCAGCTGGAACAACAACGCCCAGAACTGCCGCTCCGCGAATCGGAACAACAACACGCCGGACAACCGCAACAACAACCTCGGTTTTCGTCTCGCGAGCACGGCTTGA
- a CDS encoding M48 family metallopeptidase translates to MNFFEHQDRARRNTSRLVFLFSLAVAGIIVALYAASRIVLRYAAGTSTGPTMHEWWNPRDFAIIAVCGILFIGLASLTKMQTLRGGGSAVAEMLGGRRVQPFTEDPAEKRLLNVVEEMAIASGIPVPAVYVLENEEGINAFAAGHTPSDAAVAVTRGTLRHLKRDELQGVIGHEFSHILNGDMRLNVRLIGILFGIFALSILGRILLRIGGGARRGGSRRGTPVAAIAGLLLVLIGYIGTIAGRLIQAAVSREREHLADSSSVQFTRDPSGLAGALKKIGGLAEGSRIRSPNAEQASHLFFSPGRGIGFLTAAFATHPPLVERIRKLEPSFDGVFPRVEEESSTEHEERPAKRARGLEDLLGPVILGGGLAVEPGKIRDRVGNPNANDPALGAALLGLIPEEIRSRASTPEGAARSILALLLDSTDDAREKQIEILRKDLSSGEIESIVRTHEKLRGLDPRARLPLVDLAAPALRDLLPLEREKLLVRIDALVNTDARITLFEFALRQVVAHRLLRAARPVDRIRFRSFGPVLKDVGVLLGALARAGSGGDEDAARSAFASGVARIEDLAKTSFPFRPEEPADFAALEKALDRLAEASFAVREKTVDAAVHVALADRSVTIEEAELVRAFSSSLDCPIPPFSPESFRAEAPSR, encoded by the coding sequence ATGAACTTCTTCGAGCACCAGGATCGCGCGCGCAGAAACACGAGCCGGCTCGTGTTTCTCTTTTCGCTCGCCGTCGCGGGTATTATCGTCGCGCTCTACGCGGCGAGCCGGATCGTCCTTCGCTACGCCGCGGGAACTTCGACCGGCCCCACAATGCACGAGTGGTGGAACCCGCGGGACTTCGCGATCATCGCCGTGTGCGGGATTCTCTTCATCGGCCTCGCGAGCTTGACGAAAATGCAGACGCTTCGCGGGGGCGGGAGCGCGGTGGCGGAGATGCTCGGGGGCCGGCGCGTCCAGCCGTTCACGGAGGACCCGGCGGAGAAGCGTCTTCTCAACGTCGTCGAGGAGATGGCGATCGCGTCCGGCATTCCGGTGCCGGCCGTGTACGTCCTCGAGAACGAGGAGGGGATCAACGCCTTCGCAGCGGGACACACGCCGAGCGACGCCGCCGTCGCCGTCACGAGGGGAACGCTCCGGCATCTCAAGCGGGACGAGCTTCAGGGGGTCATCGGCCACGAGTTCAGCCACATCCTGAACGGGGACATGAGGCTCAACGTTCGTCTCATCGGGATCCTCTTCGGCATCTTCGCCCTCAGCATTCTCGGGAGGATTCTCCTTCGCATCGGCGGCGGCGCGCGGAGAGGCGGGTCAAGAAGAGGAACGCCGGTCGCGGCGATCGCGGGCCTCCTCCTCGTGCTCATCGGGTACATCGGGACGATCGCGGGCCGCCTCATTCAGGCGGCCGTCTCGAGAGAGCGCGAGCATCTCGCGGATTCTTCCTCCGTTCAGTTTACACGTGATCCTTCCGGTCTCGCGGGTGCGCTGAAGAAGATCGGGGGCTTGGCCGAGGGCTCGCGCATCCGCTCGCCCAACGCGGAGCAGGCCAGCCATCTCTTCTTCTCGCCCGGAAGAGGAATAGGATTTCTCACGGCGGCGTTCGCCACGCATCCGCCTCTCGTCGAGCGGATCCGAAAGCTGGAGCCCTCGTTCGACGGCGTGTTTCCGCGCGTAGAAGAGGAGTCATCGACCGAGCACGAGGAGCGGCCGGCGAAGCGCGCGCGCGGGCTCGAGGATCTTCTCGGTCCCGTCATTCTCGGAGGAGGCCTTGCGGTCGAACCGGGGAAGATCCGAGATCGCGTCGGGAACCCGAACGCGAACGATCCGGCGCTTGGCGCGGCGCTTCTTGGTCTCATCCCGGAGGAGATTCGCTCGCGAGCGTCGACTCCCGAGGGGGCCGCGCGGTCGATCCTCGCGCTTCTTCTCGACTCGACCGACGACGCTCGCGAGAAGCAGATCGAGATCCTCAGGAAAGACCTTTCCTCCGGCGAGATCGAATCGATCGTTCGGACGCACGAAAAGCTCCGCGGTCTCGATCCTCGCGCGCGTCTTCCGCTCGTCGATCTCGCGGCGCCGGCGCTCCGCGATCTCCTGCCGCTCGAACGCGAGAAGCTCCTCGTGAGGATCGACGCGCTCGTGAACACGGATGCCCGCATCACGCTCTTCGAGTTCGCGCTCCGTCAAGTGGTCGCGCACCGCCTCCTCCGCGCCGCACGTCCGGTCGATCGAATCCGCTTCCGGTCGTTCGGTCCGGTGCTCAAGGATGTCGGGGTCCTTCTCGGCGCGCTCGCGCGCGCGGGGAGCGGGGGAGATGAAGACGCCGCGCGCTCCGCCTTCGCGAGCGGGGTCGCGAGGATCGAGGATCTCGCGAAGACGTCGTTCCCTTTCCGGCCTGAAGAACCGGCGGACTTCGCCGCGCTCGAGAAAGCTCTCGACCGCCTCGCGGAGGCATCGTTCGCGGTGCGCGAGAAGACGGTCGACGCGGCCGTTCACGTCGCCCTCGCGGACCGTTCGGTGACGATCGAGGAGGCGGAGCTCGTTCGCGCATTCTCCTCCTCGCTGGACTGCCCGATTCCCCCGTTCTCCCCCGAGTCCTTTCGCGCGGAGGCGCCCTCTCGTTGA